AAAAAATGCGGGAGACGAGACTGAGATGATTCggacatgtgaagagaagaTGTACAAATATTCCAGTAAGGACGCGTGAGAGGGAGGTTGGCTATACTCGGTAAAAAGAGAGGTAGAGAAGGGGAAAATAAGttttggggagaggtgattagataggacatgagCCTACCTAACACATGATCCTATATAGAAAAACATGAAGGTCAAAaattaggatagaaggttaATAGGTAATTGATTGTAATCTGGTTCTGTTAtctctattgttgctacttgtTCTCATCTTAATTAATATTCGCTATTGTATTTGCTTTACatatttgatttttgatatgCTTACTTGAGCCGCGTCTACGAAAATAATTTATGTACTTTCACAAGGTAGGGGATTAGGCTACATACGCACGACAGTACTCAGATTCCACTTATACGATCACACACTATGTATGTTGTTGTAAAATGTATTTACtacttatgaatttttttttattcacttTAAATTGAGTATCTATTTCCCCGGCCTTTCCTCCTGTATTTTACATATCAAATACAATTGAGGGGTTTATTGAGATTGTTTACGTAATTCAcctgaaggggagccttggagtaactggtaaagttgctgccatgtgaccaggaggtcacgggttcaagccttggaaacagcctcttgcagaaatgcaaggtaaggttgcgtacaatagacccttgtggtcaggcccttccccggaccccgcgcatagcgggagctttagtgcaccgggctgcccttttttttacgTAATTCACCTAATCGTGACTTCTTACAAATTGATTTTGAGTAGctttttattaagatcataaaCAAATAGTACAAAAACTTCTAATTTTGTAAATTGTGCTAATTCTAATATTTAttctatttaatattatttttaaataactatataaaatCTTACtctttataataaaatataaaattttaaaatattattaatatgaatatgttGATTTCCAAATTAGTGGACAAATAAAAACCAACACCAGACCAAAAACATTGTTTCCTCCAAAACACAATCCTTAAGTGGCAGCTGCTTAATGCTATTATTTTTgtacaataaaaaaaagttacaaAAGAACAAATGGCTGTCATTTGCAGTATGGGGTACCATGAAATCTCCTTTACCATTAATAATTTAAGGCCATAATTTAACCAATCATGTTAAGACATGCAAGAAAATGTTGAATCTTATATTGTAGTATTAGTTATTTTCTTTGTTGACCATGTTGTGTTAGAAAGTTTAAATTATTTGAGGACACCCCAATTCAATTCCAAGATTCTTGTTGTTTCTATTTCAGTTTCTGATGTGATATTTTTCAGCTCAAAAAGTAGAAAAAGACAAGATTTTTGATAAAGGGTATGTGTCGAAGTTAACTCTTCAGTGTTTCAGCTAGCCATGAATCTTGATTTAAGAAGTTGTGTTAAAAAGTAAGTATTTGGACAACCCAATTCAATTTCAAGATTCTtgctttatttcttttctttatgttttgcAGCTTAGGAAGTAGaaaaagatatgattttttaatAGATAAGAGGGGTGCTTATCTTAAGCAACCTCCATCCTAGGATTATGAGTTCGAGTCAGTTTATATGGACTTGAGCAATCATCACATCATGAGCTAATTTTTGGGATTAAATTAGAACCAAGTATCGTGTCTTTGCATAGCCAATAATCAATCTTGATTGTATAagtttttgtgttaaatagtAAGTATTTGGACACCCAATTCAATTCAAGATTCTTAACTTTTTCTTTCACTTCTGGTAACTTTCAGGTTAGAAAGTAACAAAAGACGAGATTTTTGATGGTCTGTGTCAAGTCAACTGCTGTTACATTAATGGATGAAAGACAAACAAAGGTGAGTTTGGTTTTTGCAGTTAATGGAGAGAGTTTTGAGTTGCCAAGTGTTGATCCTTCTACAACTTTACTTCACTTCTTGCGCTCTGAGACTTGTTTCAAGAGTCCCAAGCTTGGTTGTGGTGAAGGtaattctctatttttttaCCACTCTATTACATAGTTACTGTTATGTTTTTTTGATGAACGCGGTGTCCGTGTCAGCTTGCTCACACCTTGACTAATTTCGTAGATACCTACTTATCAGTAACTCTATGTATCAAGGTTTGGATAGATAGGAAGAAATCCCGTAGTGTTTTTGCCTATGCTGATATGATGACATTTGAGCCTGAGACCTCATGGTTCTTAATCCACCTAGTGTACACTATATGTTTGTTTTGgatatgttgctcggactcttcaaaactGACGATGGGTGTTTGTCgtatacttcaaaatagtgcatttttATAGGAACTGACACGGGTGCAACAATATTTctggagagtccgagcaacaaaGTGTTTTGGTGCTGATACATAAGGAATATTAAAAGCTGTGGATTACTTAAATTGGTGTTCTTATGCAAAGCTTCATTTTGCTTTGATTCTGTTCTTTTCTTGGAAATTGACAATTTCTGGCTGTTCTTATCTTGTTCACCGGTAATCTCGCTGAAAGTTTATGATAACTTATTTGGAAGTCCTTTTTGAGGTTTTTTGGCTTCGGTGCTTAAATTCTGTACTCGTAAATGTTTTGTGACAATCTAAGAGTGCGGTGGGACAGCAAAGATTCTTTTACCCTTAGCCAGAGATATTTAGTTCGTGCTTGAGAATGAAGCCCTCTTAAGTACAGAGGGCTATAGTGGATTAATCAGGCAATGAAATCAGTCATTTACATGAATTTGTTTTCAGGCAATGAAATCAGTCATTTACATGAATTTGTTTCTCTTAAAATGGAGTTTTTAGTTTCATAATGAACTACTTCATGTAATTCCTTTTCCGTTTTTTCTTCTGGTTAATTGGAAGTTAAAACAATCGATTCTCCAAACTGAATGTCTTTTCGTCTCAATTAGTCTGACTATTAAGAGttcaaaataacaaataaaggagtttaagtatcaCCATATGTAACTGATTTACATAGCTATCTTCTGCAGTTTCTGTGTTTAGAATTACTTTTCTGGTACAATGAAATAAAAAGGCTAACTTCCATGGTGTTTCAACATAGATTACATGTTAAATGAGATGTTTCATTCCTTTTTTGCTGACTTTAGATTATATGGAAATCCTTTTTTCTTCATAAGTCTTTTAGAGATGTATCATCTCTTAATCTGATTTATGTATTTGTAACAAATTCTGTATTTTGGCTTCAGAGAGATGGTAACTTATTTGTATTGTTACAGGTGGTTGTGGGGCTTGTGTTGTTCTGGTATCGAAGTATGATCCTAATCTTGAAAAGGTCGAAGATTTTAGTGTGAGTTCATGCCTTACACTTCTTTGCAGTTTAAATGGTTGTTCAATTACTACAAGTGAAGGCCTTGGGAACACAAGAGATGGTTTTCACTCTATTCATGAAAGGTTTGCCGGTTTCCATGCTTCTCAATGCGGCTTTTGCACTCCTGGCATGTGTATGTCATTTTTCTCAGCTCTCGTCAATGCTGATAAAGGAAACAAACCCAATCCTCCACCAGGATTCTCTAATCTTACTTCATCTGAAGCGGAAAAGGCCATAGCAGGGAACCTTTGTCGATGCACTGGATACCGGCCCATTGCTGATGCCTGCAAGAGTTTTGCTGCTGATGTTGATATAGAGGATTTGGGGTTCAATTCTTTTTGGAAAAAGGGAGATTCCAAGGAAATGAAAGTTAGTAAATTACCTCCCTATGATCCAACCAAGAATTTCAGTACATATCCCAAGTTCTTGAAAAGTGAATCTACCACGAATTCGGACTCCTCAAGGAGGTACCCTTGGTACAGTCCTGTTTCCATTGAGGAGCTACGGAGCTTGTTGAACTCCAATGTGACGGAAAATGGTGCAAGCATCAAGCTTGTCGTAGGAAATACCGGAACAGGTTATTATAAGGAAACTCAGCGATATGATCATTACGTTGATCTCAGGTACATTCCTGAATCCTCAATCATTGAAAGAGATCAGACTGGCATTGAAGTTGGAGCAACCGTGACTATCTCTAAACTCATTTCATTCTTGAAAGAGGAAAACAAAATCAATCTGGGTTCATACGGGACGTTGGTGTCCCAAAAACTGGCTAACCACATGGAGAAGATTGCTTCACCATTTGTTAGAAACACTGCTAGCGTGGGAGGAAATTTGGTTATGGCACAGAGGAATGGTTTTCCTTCGGATATTGCTACATTATTTCTTGGACTTAGTGCTACTGTTAGCTTGATGACTAGTCATGGACTTGAAAAGCTCACATGGGAGGAACTATTATCGAGACCACCGCTAGACCCAAGGACTGTGCTTCTAAGTGTTTGCATCCCATTTAAGAAAGAGACAATTTCTCTCCAAACTCATTCTAAATTTTTGTTTGAAACCTTTCGAACCTCTCCACGACCTCATGGGAATGCATTGGCATATGTAAATGCCGCTTTCCAAGCTGATGTTTCTCTCTGCCAGAAGGGCCTCCTGATAAATAATATACAGTTGGCGTTCGGTGCTTATGGCACAAAACATGCAACACGGGCTATAAAGGTAGAGGAATATCTAACCGGGAAGATATtaaatatatgtgttttatatgAAGCACTTAAATTAGTCAAACTAGCAGTGGTACCGGATGATGGCACTTTACACCCTGAGTACAGATCAAGCTTGGCCGTCAGTTTTGTTTTCAAGTTTCTTTATCCCTTCACTGATGTTCATTCTGCTATTTCTGGTGGTTTACTCAATGGAATTAGTGACATCTCGGTTGAGGAACTTCCCAAAAGTTGTAATGATGGTTGCGTTAGTCAGGGGAGAGAACAAACACTACTATCTTCTGCTAAGCAAGTCGTGGAATCAAGCACCGAGTACTATCCAGTAGGTGAACCGATGAAGAAGGTTGGAGCTTCCATGCAAGCTGCTGGTTTGTTCTCTCAtttaaatagtttatttaatctTGTGCATGTTAAGCGAAGGGGAGCCTTGAAGCAACGATAAAGTTGTTTCCATGTGACCTATAGATCACGAGTTTGATTCGTGGAATCAGCCATCGATTCTTGCATCAGGGTAGACTGCCTACATCACACCCCCTTGGGGTGCGGCCCTTCCCTGGGCCTTGCATGAACACGGGATTCGTTGTGCACGGGCTTGTCCTTTTTTTCATGTTAATCCCAATCATGTGCTTCATACTTTTTTTATGGCATTCACACTGATGACTTTTTGAGATATAAGTGGTTATTGACAAGGTACACTTATTAAAGGCCTAGGAGAATCACAATAATATATTAAGTTTCTAGTTAATTCATAACCATgcaattcttttttttctttttacactCTCTATTGTTCATTTTCTAACATCTTCTTATGAAATCTGTTTCACTTtacctgatatagctgaacatAAGCCCATTGCATTAGTTCAAACTTCAAATGTGTtcatttatacactattttgcaGGTGAAGCTGTTTATGTAGATGACATTCCTTCACCACCAAACTGCCTGCATGGAGCATTTATCTATAGTACAAAACCATTAGCAGGTGTAAAGGGAATCCAGCTCGAGTCGAATCGATTAACAGATGGAGTCACCACTGTTATTACTTTTAAAGATATCCCAAGCGGAGGGGAAAATGTAGGATCTCTTACAAAGTTTGATCGTGAGCCCTTATTTGCAGATGATCTCGCCCGATACGCTGGTGATAGAATTGCTGTTGTGGTGAGCACTTCAAGTTTCCGCCTGCTGGATTCGGTTTATGAAACATTAATTTCTCATACATTTTTATCCAAAGCTATTTTGAACAATTTCTTTATGTTGTTGAAACATTATAGGTTGCTGACAATCAGAGGTCTGCTGATGTGGCTGCAAGAACAGCCCGCGTTGAATATAACACCGAAGATATAGATTCTCCCATTTTAACCGTTGAGGAAGCTGTTGAGAAATATAGCTTTTTCCAAATCCCGCCACCTTTTAATCCAAAACAGGTTGGTGATTTCTCAAAAGGAATGGCTGATGCGGATCACAAGATTCTCTCTGCTGAGGTACTTTTGATTTCTCTGTTGTTTCATTCGTTTGAACGGTTTCCTGGATGGTGATCTTTCATAGCTAGACGTAGATGTGTATGCTaaaggttcaaatatttttctgatTAGCTCTTTTCTTAATCATTTCCAGATAAGACTCGGTTCCGAGTACTATTTTTATATGGAGACACAGACTGCCCTTGCAATTCCAGATGAAGACAACTGCATGGTTGTATATGCTTCAAGTCAGTGCCCTGAGTATGCGCAGCAGGCAATTTCCAGTTGTCTTGGTGTTCCCGAACACAATATCCGTGTAATTACAAGAAGGGTTGGAGGTGGCTTTGGGGGCAAGGCAGTCAGAGCAATGCCTGTGAgtatttgaaaaagaaataatccctccgtttcaatttgtttgtctgatcTTGACTTGATACGGAGTTTAAGGAAGTAAAGAAGACTTTTAAATCTTGttgtcttaaattaaagatactTAGAATGTAGCAAAATGTCCTTTagtcttgtggtcttaaacatgtcatgtgaaaAGTTGAAACTAAGGAGTTATCAAAAAAGGCaagatacatttttttttgaaatggacTAAATAGGAAAGTAATACAAACAAATTGAACAATGGAGGGAGTAGTAATAGCAACAAATCTCTGAATCTGATGTTAAAGTTTATGCATGGTTTTAGGTTTCCACAGCCTGTGCACTAGCAGCATACAAGTTAAGACGACCTGTCAGGATATACGTCAACCGGAGCAGTGACATGATAATGACAGGAGGACGACACCCGATGAAAGTAACGTACAGTGTAGGATTCAAATCGAGCGGAAAGATCACAGCATTACATCTTGATATATTGATAAATGCAGGGATCACGGAAGATATAAGCCCCTTGTTACCATCAAATGTGATTAAATcactaaaaaaatatgattggggTGCCTTATCTTTCGACATAAAACTCTGCAAGACGAATCTTACCAGCAAATCAGCTATGCGGGCCCCTGGGGAGGTGCAAGGATCTTATATAGCCGAAGCTATAATAGAACACGTAGCAGGCTTACTCTCGATGGAGGTGGACTTAGTCAGAAACAAAAATTTCCATACATTTGAAAGCCTTAATTTATTCTATGATAACATTGTAGCAGCAGGAGAATATACATTGCCTAGTATCATGGATAAGTTGGCTGTGTCATCGAGCTTTTTCCAACGAACCGCGATGATAGAACAGTTCAACCAGAAAAACACATGGAAGAAAAGGGGTATTTCTCGAGTGCCAATTATGTATGAAGTTTTACAAAGACCGACCCCAGGAAAAGTCAGTATTCTGCAAGATGGATCGATCGTTGTAGAGGTTGGAGGGGTTGAAATTGGCCAAGGGCTATGGACAAAGGTAAGACAGTTGACTGCCTATGCTCTTGGTTTAATTGAAAGTAGTTGGGCCGTAGACCTCGTGGAGAAAGTACGAGTCATACAAGCAGACAGCTTAAGCATAGTGCAAGGCGGGTATACAGCTGGAAGCACTACATCGGAATCATGCTGTGAAGCTGTTAGACTTTGCTGTGATGTCTTGGTTGAAAGACTGACCCCTCTGAAGAAACAGCTGCAGGAACAAAATGGCTCTGTTGATTGGCCAATGCTGATCCTCCAGGTTTGTTTTCCCACTATATTGTCAAAAACAGAGAAAACACGAGAGAAACTGAAGAATGATTGTCTTCATtcattgatccaaatacatAAGAATACATCGGTATTTACACACGAGAAATATTCTACACTTAATGTAAATCCTACAAATTAATGTGCATAATATTGTACAACTAATGCTACACAGAATTTTACACTAAATGTAGTATCTAAAATATCTCTTTTATATATTCTACAACTAATGCTACACAATATTCTAAAACTAAATGTTGTATCTAGAATATCTCTTGCATATTTGCCATATCGAGAATATCTTAATGTAGATCATACAAGACATTCTATGATCTGTTCATCATACTAACATATATAACCATCTTCTCATTGTTTTCGACGTTTCAATTCTGGAAGTCATGGGGTCAAGTCACAATGAAATTTTTAGTATTGAATTCAATTTGAAGACCATAACAAAGTAATTCACTTGAAAGTAACTAATCGTATGTGTGTAGCTCGGGAGAAAATTATTATCAATTAGCCAGAGTGTGTTAAATATCTGAATTTGCAGTTGTCTCCCACTCGCCCCTTATTTTGCAGGCACAAACACAATCAGTGAACTTAGCAGCAAATTCTTATTATGTACCAGAATCCAGTTCCGAGAGTTATTTGAACTTTGGTGCTGCTGTCAGTGAGGTAAACTTGTTTATTTCTGTCAACGTTCCCCACTTCAGTCTATTTCATAGATTATCAATTTTCAATATATAGGAGTGTACGACACTCGGCATGGAACTCTGATTGTGAACTTGACACAGTTACCGAAAATAAAGAGAACTTTTGAATCTTATGGTTTTAAgctaaagatatgtagaatgtaccaaaatgcattataatcttgtggtcttaaacatgtctaGTCGAAAGTCGGAATTAAAGCGttccaaaaaaggaaagagacattcttttttaaatggacTAAAGAGGAAAGtatgacaaacaaattgaaacagaagGAGTGTTTTGCAGCCAATATATCTTCTGCAGCACCTTCATTTGGCTAAGTAACAATAAAGCTTTTATTGCAGGTGGAGATTGATATTCTGACTGGAGAGACTGCCATTTTGCAGTCGGATATTATTTATGACTGCGGGCAGAGCTTGAATCCAGCCGTTGATTTGGGACAGGTTCTTCCCTTCGTCCTAGATTTTAGATTTTGTAATTAGAATTTGCTTATACAATTGAGAGATGCATCATGCATGTGACCTGTTATTCAAACTTCATAACTATCTGATTCTTGATCACAAGATTGTTCTAAATTGTGGCGATTGTTTCTCTTTTCCTTGCTGCAGATTGAAGGGGCTTTCGTACAAGGAATTGGATTTTTCATGCACGAAGAATATCTCACCAACGAAGATGGGTTAATGATCTCGAATAGCACTTGGACATACAAGATCCCGACAATTGACACCATACCTCAGAATTTCAATGTTCATGTGGTAAACAGTGGACACCACGATAAACGTGTTCTCTCGTCTAAAGGTattattcttttttcatttcttttaccGACGTTCTTCCAAACAAGTTCTTTGCCTTTTCACTTATAACTGTGAATATCATGAAAGGTTCTTGAACTCATTCTTCACTCGGTTTAGTGGAAATGTTACAAATATGTTTCAAGTGATTCTTGAAAACCAGACAAAGAAATTACATGTAATAGAATGGAAGTCAATAGCTTATTCCAATAGGAGGTAAGAAAGATATAAATACAATACAGTAGGTGCTAACTTAGGAAAGAAACAAAGAATGATGTCTACATACATTTtgtaacactccccctcaagttggagcatATATATTAATCATGCCCAACTTGTTAGAAAGGTAATCAACTCGAGTCCCATTCACCGCCTTTGTGAGCAAATCAGTTAGTTGCTCTCCTGTTTTTACGTAGCTAGTAGAAATCAAGTTTTCCTAAATCGTCTCACGAATAAAGTGAGAGTCAACCTCAATATGTTTACTTCTTTTATGATACACTGGATTTGAGGCAATATGAAGAGCAACTTGATTATCACACCAGAGTTTTGTTGGCATATGATTCTTCAACCCAATTTCAGTTAAAAGATGATGTATCCACATAATTTCATACGTAGATTCTGACACAGATCTATACTCAGATTCTACACTAGATCGAGATACAACACTTTGCTTCTTACTTCTCCATTCTACTAAGTTCCCTCCACCAAAGACACAATAGCCTGTAGTTGATCTTCTATTAGTTTTGGAACCGGCCCAGTCAGCATCTTCAAAATACTCAATATGAGTATGGTTGTGATTTCTATACAATATGCCAAGGCCAAGATATCCTTTCAAGTAACATAAAATTTGTTCCAAAGCTGCCCAATGTTTGACTGTAGGTACGGACATGAACTGACTAACAACAATTACCCGCAAAAGCAATATTTGGACGAGTCATTGTGAGGTAGTTTAACTCCTAACTATCCTCGTATATCTCTTTGGATAATCAAAAGAGTCGTCATCATCTTTCATAAGATGCACATTAGGAACCACTGGAGTACAGCAAGGTCTGGCTGCCAACTTACCAGTTTCTCTAAGTAGGTCAAGAATATACTTTCTCTGAGACAGAAGAATTCCTTTCTTGCTTCTATTGACTTTTACTCCAAAAAAGTATTTCAACTGGCCTAAGTCCTTCGTATGAAACCTGGTATGAAAGCCTATCATAATCGCATCCTGTGATGAcaatgtcatcaacatatacaacAAGAAGGATAGTGCTAGCTCCAGATACAATGTCATCACATTCGCTCATTTTAAGCCCAAACTCCTGAACTACCTCACTGAACTTGCCAAACCAAGCCCGGGGACTCTGCTTCAAGCCCTACAAGGTGTGCTCATAAGAGGAGGATTGCTTAAGTCCATATAATAAGTCCGCTAATCCATTCCCCAACCAATGTTGGACTTTAACTCACTCTAACACCTACGTCATACCCAAGCCCTACTGGAGCGTTGATCGGGAGCCTGAATGGAGATGAACCTGGCTCTCATACCATGTAATCAAATGGAAGTCAATATTTTATTCCAATAGGAGGTAAGCAAGATATAAGTACAATACATTACGTACTAACTtagaaaagaaattaaagaggGATCCCTACAAATCTGCAAGCTAATTATGCCTATGTATATTACAAAGAATGATGTCTATATAATTTTGTAACAAAATAGAACAGTGAAATTTCCTCTAATGATATGAACCGTCCAATCTCACATTGGATCGATACAGTGTATGTATGTTCATTAATAGACAGTGGCAGATCTAGCATACAATCCATGAGTTCATCCGAACCCAGTAACCTTTA
This region of Solanum dulcamara chromosome 9, daSolDulc1.2, whole genome shotgun sequence genomic DNA includes:
- the LOC129902285 gene encoding indole-3-acetaldehyde oxidase-like, encoding MVCVKSTAVTLMDERQTKVSLVFAVNGESFELPSVDPSTTLLHFLRSETCFKSPKLGCGEGGCGACVVLVSKYDPNLEKVEDFSVSSCLTLLCSLNGCSITTSEGLGNTRDGFHSIHERFAGFHASQCGFCTPGMCMSFFSALVNADKGNKPNPPPGFSNLTSSEAEKAIAGNLCRCTGYRPIADACKSFAADVDIEDLGFNSFWKKGDSKEMKVSKLPPYDPTKNFSTYPKFLKSESTTNSDSSRRYPWYSPVSIEELRSLLNSNVTENGASIKLVVGNTGTGYYKETQRYDHYVDLRYIPESSIIERDQTGIEVGATVTISKLISFLKEENKINLGSYGTLVSQKLANHMEKIASPFVRNTASVGGNLVMAQRNGFPSDIATLFLGLSATVSLMTSHGLEKLTWEELLSRPPLDPRTVLLSVCIPFKKETISLQTHSKFLFETFRTSPRPHGNALAYVNAAFQADVSLCQKGLLINNIQLAFGAYGTKHATRAIKVEEYLTGKILNICVLYEALKLVKLAVVPDDGTLHPEYRSSLAVSFVFKFLYPFTDVHSAISGGLLNGISDISVEELPKSCNDGCVSQGREQTLLSSAKQVVESSTEYYPVGEPMKKVGASMQAAGEAVYVDDIPSPPNCLHGAFIYSTKPLAGVKGIQLESNRLTDGVTTVITFKDIPSGGENVGSLTKFDREPLFADDLARYAGDRIAVVVADNQRSADVAARTARVEYNTEDIDSPILTVEEAVEKYSFFQIPPPFNPKQVGDFSKGMADADHKILSAEIRLGSEYYFYMETQTALAIPDEDNCMVVYASSQCPEYAQQAISSCLGVPEHNIRVITRRVGGGFGGKAVRAMPVSTACALAAYKLRRPVRIYVNRSSDMIMTGGRHPMKVTYSVGFKSSGKITALHLDILINAGITEDISPLLPSNVIKSLKKYDWGALSFDIKLCKTNLTSKSAMRAPGEVQGSYIAEAIIEHVAGLLSMEVDLVRNKNFHTFESLNLFYDNIVAAGEYTLPSIMDKLAVSSSFFQRTAMIEQFNQKNTWKKRGISRVPIMYEVLQRPTPGKVSILQDGSIVVEVGGVEIGQGLWTKVRQLTAYALGLIESSWAVDLVEKVRVIQADSLSIVQGGYTAGSTTSESCCEAVRLCCDVLVERLTPLKKQLQEQNGSVDWPMLILQAQTQSVNLAANSYYVPESSSESYLNFGAAVSEVEIDILTGETAILQSDIIYDCGQSLNPAVDLGQIEGAFVQGIGFFMHEEYLTNEDGLMISNSTWTYKIPTIDTIPQNFNVHVVNSGHHDKRVLSSKASGEPPLLLAASVHCATRAAVKAAREQIKLWGKLDGSVSEFYLDVPAILPIVKTQCGLDYVEKYLENLVAQKSN